In Kitasatospora sp. NA04385, a single genomic region encodes these proteins:
- a CDS encoding DUF3099 domain-containing protein, with product MQAHRRHVRYFVMMGVCLALFVLAWGVVRFWSVGAAIGMCVVAMVIPPVAAVLANRRDRDDDWWNDPRWDDPHWERRGHDRDAPDREPPPDGGRQ from the coding sequence GTGCAGGCACACCGACGGCACGTGCGCTACTTCGTGATGATGGGCGTCTGCCTGGCGCTGTTCGTCCTCGCGTGGGGCGTGGTGCGCTTCTGGTCGGTCGGCGCCGCCATCGGCATGTGCGTGGTCGCGATGGTGATCCCGCCGGTGGCCGCCGTCCTGGCCAACCGGCGCGACCGGGACGACGACTGGTGGAACGACCCGCGCTGGGACGACCCGCACTGGGAGCGCCGCGGCCACGACCGCGACGCGCCGGACCGCGAGCCCCCGCCGGACGGCGGCCGTCAGTAG
- a CDS encoding DsrE family protein encodes MSKKLVIKVTAGSDAPERCSQAFTVASVAVASGVPLSLWLTGESAWFALPGRAAEFELPHSAPLPDLLEAVLAGGSVTLCTQCAARRGIAQADVIEGVRIAGAQVFLSEVMADDARALVY; translated from the coding sequence ATGTCGAAGAAGCTGGTCATCAAGGTCACCGCCGGGTCCGACGCGCCGGAACGCTGCTCGCAGGCCTTCACGGTCGCCTCGGTCGCCGTCGCCAGCGGCGTGCCCCTCTCGCTCTGGCTGACCGGGGAGTCCGCCTGGTTCGCCCTGCCCGGGCGGGCCGCGGAGTTCGAGCTGCCGCACTCGGCGCCGCTGCCCGATCTGCTGGAGGCGGTCCTGGCGGGCGGGAGCGTGACGCTGTGCACCCAGTGCGCGGCGCGCCGGGGCATCGCGCAGGCCGACGTGATCGAGGGGGTGCGGATCGCCGGGGCGCAGGTGTTCCTGTCCGAGGTGATGGCGGACGACGCCAGGGCGCTCGTCTACTGA
- a CDS encoding FABP family protein, translating to MIEIPSDLHRDVVPLAFLLGTWEGAGVHAPLPGQEGPGSEKCNFGQEIVFRHDGRPFLEFRSRTWVLDEQGEKVRALETEHAFWRVTSNQHGTSGEREIEVSSVRDDGTVEIWYGKLHDGKPQIDLATDAVARIEGAAPYSGGKRLYGLVKDELLWVGEKAAPEVPLRPYMSAQLKKVLNPAQLINDINDLPDDGIAFFR from the coding sequence ATGATCGAGATTCCTTCCGACCTCCACCGCGACGTCGTCCCGCTCGCCTTCCTCCTCGGCACCTGGGAGGGCGCGGGCGTCCACGCCCCCCTTCCCGGTCAAGAAGGCCCGGGCAGTGAGAAGTGCAACTTCGGCCAGGAGATCGTCTTCCGGCACGACGGCCGTCCCTTCCTGGAGTTCCGCTCCCGCACCTGGGTGCTGGACGAGCAGGGGGAGAAGGTCCGCGCACTGGAGACCGAGCACGCTTTCTGGCGGGTCACCAGCAACCAGCACGGCACCAGCGGCGAGCGCGAGATCGAGGTCTCCTCGGTCCGGGACGACGGCACCGTGGAGATCTGGTACGGCAAGCTGCACGACGGCAAGCCGCAGATCGACCTGGCCACCGACGCGGTCGCCCGGATCGAGGGCGCGGCCCCCTACAGCGGCGGCAAGCGGCTGTACGGCCTGGTCAAGGACGAGCTGCTCTGGGTCGGCGAGAAGGCCGCCCCCGAGGTGCCGCTGCGGCCGTACATGTCGGCGCAGCTGAAGAAGGTGCTCAACCCGGCGCAGTTGATCAACGACATCAACGACCTGCCGGACGACGGGATCGCGTTCTTCCGCTGA
- a CDS encoding Fur family transcriptional regulator, protein MANSETTDWKADLRERGYRLTPQRQLVLEAVDALDHATPDEILGQVRKTASGVNISTVYRTLELLEELGLVSHAHLGHGAPTYHLAGRHTHLHLVCRDCDKVTETDTEIAAPLIDSLRAEHGFDTDLKHFAIFGRCADCTAKLADGQP, encoded by the coding sequence GTGGCGAACAGCGAGACCACCGACTGGAAGGCCGACCTGCGCGAGCGCGGCTACCGGCTGACCCCGCAGCGCCAGCTGGTGCTGGAGGCCGTCGACGCGCTCGACCACGCGACCCCGGACGAGATCCTGGGGCAGGTCCGCAAGACCGCCAGCGGTGTCAACATCTCCACCGTCTACCGGACGCTGGAGCTGCTGGAGGAGCTCGGCCTGGTCTCGCACGCGCACCTGGGCCACGGCGCCCCCACCTACCACCTGGCGGGCCGGCACACCCACCTGCACCTGGTCTGCCGGGACTGCGACAAGGTCACCGAGACCGACACCGAGATCGCCGCCCCGCTGATCGACAGCCTGCGCGCCGAGCACGGCTTCGACACCGACCTCAAGCACTTCGCCATCTTCGGCCGCTGCGCGGACTGCACCGCCAAGCTGGCGGACGGGCAGCCGTAA
- a CDS encoding folate-binding protein YgfZ: MKSPLLALPGAVPAEGPDEGVAAHYGDLFREQRALADGRGFVDLSHRGVITVTGPDRLSWLHLLLTQHVSQLPPQHATEALVLSPNGHVEHALYLVDDGETTWIHVEPGGAPALVTYLESMKFWNRVEVADATEQYAVVFLPAGSTAPVERAAAVRELPWGRDLFLPRAELAAAAGEFGPAAGVWAYEALRVEGHRPRLGFETDHRTIPHEVDWLGSAVHLQKGCYRGQETVARVHNLGRPPRRLVFLHLDGTEEKLPAHGTEVRVEGQERPVGFVTSSARHHELGPIALALVKRNTPVDAVLLADGVPGTQDVIVPA, translated from the coding sequence ATGAAGAGCCCGCTGCTTGCCCTGCCCGGCGCCGTTCCGGCCGAAGGTCCCGACGAGGGGGTCGCCGCCCACTACGGCGACCTGTTCCGCGAGCAGCGCGCGCTGGCCGACGGACGCGGCTTCGTGGACCTGTCGCACCGCGGCGTGATCACCGTGACCGGCCCGGACCGGCTCAGCTGGCTGCACCTGCTGCTCACCCAGCACGTCAGCCAACTGCCGCCGCAGCACGCCACCGAGGCGCTGGTGCTCTCCCCGAACGGGCACGTGGAGCACGCGCTCTACCTGGTCGACGACGGGGAGACCACCTGGATCCACGTCGAGCCCGGCGGCGCGCCCGCGCTGGTGACGTACCTGGAGTCGATGAAGTTCTGGAACCGGGTCGAGGTCGCCGACGCCACCGAGCAGTACGCGGTGGTCTTCCTGCCGGCCGGCTCCACCGCCCCGGTCGAGCGGGCCGCCGCCGTCCGCGAGCTCCCGTGGGGCCGGGACCTGTTCCTGCCGCGCGCCGAACTCGCGGCGGCCGCCGGGGAGTTCGGCCCGGCGGCGGGCGTCTGGGCGTACGAGGCGCTGCGGGTCGAGGGGCACCGGCCGCGGCTCGGCTTCGAGACCGACCACCGCACCATCCCGCACGAGGTGGACTGGCTGGGCAGCGCCGTGCACCTGCAGAAGGGCTGCTACCGCGGCCAGGAGACGGTCGCCCGGGTGCACAACCTGGGCCGCCCGCCGCGCCGCCTGGTGTTCCTGCACCTGGACGGCACCGAGGAGAAGCTGCCCGCGCACGGCACCGAGGTCCGCGTCGAGGGCCAGGAGCGCCCGGTCGGCTTCGTCACCTCCTCGGCCCGGCACCACGAGCTGGGCCCGATCGCGCTGGCCCTGGTCAAGCGCAACACCCCGGTGGACGCGGTCCTGCTGGCCGACGGCGTCCCCGGCACCCAGGACGTGATCGTCCCGGCCTGA
- the dtd gene encoding D-aminoacyl-tRNA deacylase has translation MRAVVQRVAGAAVTVDGETVGAIEGPGLCVLVGATHEDTPAQAAQLARKLWTLRLFPGSPELSCSELGAPLLVISQFTLYGDARKGRRPTWNAAAPGPVAEPLVDAVVAELRALGAQVETGRFGADMKVSLVNDGPFTVLLEV, from the coding sequence ATGCGAGCAGTGGTGCAGCGGGTCGCCGGGGCGGCCGTGACGGTGGACGGCGAGACGGTCGGCGCGATCGAGGGGCCGGGCCTGTGCGTGCTGGTCGGCGCCACCCACGAGGACACCCCGGCGCAGGCCGCCCAGCTGGCCCGCAAGCTCTGGACGCTGCGGCTGTTCCCCGGCAGCCCCGAGCTGTCCTGCTCGGAGCTGGGCGCCCCGCTGCTGGTGATCAGCCAGTTCACCCTATACGGGGACGCCCGCAAGGGCCGCCGCCCCACCTGGAACGCCGCCGCGCCCGGCCCGGTCGCCGAACCGCTGGTGGACGCGGTGGTGGCCGAGCTGCGGGCACTGGGCGCGCAGGTGGAGACCGGGCGGTTCGGCGCCGACATGAAGGTGTCGCTGGTGAACGACGGGCCGTTCACCGTCCTGCTGGAGGTCTGA
- a CDS encoding ABC transporter substrate-binding protein, whose product MDVSAVDGLAGLALEELRVLRRDALEQEADLSYLRRLLHGRMDILRAELQRREIIPLQAVGETPCALLDRLPAILADAPSATRRPARHVTLGPPRGERYRLEADALMGDVQLADLAAHATADLLAAVERLDEHQREVSGRRQALQRTADDCGAEITRRYREGEARVDDLLSER is encoded by the coding sequence ATGGACGTGAGCGCGGTCGACGGGCTGGCCGGCCTGGCCCTGGAGGAACTGCGGGTGCTCCGCCGGGACGCGCTGGAGCAGGAGGCCGACCTCTCCTACCTGCGCCGCCTGCTGCACGGCCGGATGGACATCCTGCGGGCCGAACTGCAGCGCCGGGAGATCATCCCGTTGCAGGCCGTCGGCGAGACGCCGTGCGCGCTGCTGGACCGGCTGCCGGCGATCCTCGCCGACGCCCCCTCGGCGACCCGCCGCCCGGCCCGGCACGTCACCCTGGGCCCGCCGCGCGGCGAGCGCTACCGGCTGGAGGCCGACGCCCTGATGGGCGACGTCCAACTGGCCGACCTGGCCGCGCACGCCACCGCCGACCTGCTGGCCGCCGTCGAGCGCCTGGACGAGCACCAGCGCGAGGTCTCCGGCCGCCGCCAGGCCCTCCAGCGCACCGCGGACGACTGCGGGGCCGAGATCACCCGCAGGTACCGTGAGGGGGAGGCCCGGGTCGACGACCTGCTCAGCGAGCGCTGA
- a CDS encoding asparaginase, whose protein sequence is MSQSAPPALAEVIRSGFTEGRHRGSLVLLDADGAVEFALGTPELPVYPRSTAKPFQAVATLRAGLDLRGEQLALAASSHSAEPFHRAAVRKVLADAGLTEAALRLPADLPLDAVEAEELLRSGGERAPVLMDCSGKHAAWLAASAANGWSLETYLDPDHPIQRLARTALEEATGERAAHLGTDGCGAPLLAVSLTGLARGYRALLLADPGTEQRRVADAMRAHPEYVAGTRRADTWLMRAVPGALSKMGAEAVQVVALADGRALAFKVEDGAERARGPVLAAALRRLGVQDPVLDRIAAAPLHGGGDVVGEVRAAF, encoded by the coding sequence GTGTCGCAGTCCGCCCCGCCCGCCCTCGCCGAGGTCATACGCTCCGGCTTCACCGAGGGCCGCCACCGCGGTTCGCTGGTCCTGCTCGACGCCGACGGCGCCGTCGAGTTCGCCCTCGGCACCCCCGAGCTGCCGGTCTACCCGCGTTCCACCGCCAAGCCCTTCCAGGCGGTGGCCACCCTGCGGGCCGGCCTCGACCTGCGCGGCGAACAGCTCGCGCTGGCCGCCTCCAGCCACTCCGCCGAGCCCTTCCACCGCGCCGCCGTGCGCAAGGTCCTCGCCGACGCCGGCCTCACCGAGGCCGCCCTGCGGCTGCCCGCCGACCTGCCGCTGGACGCGGTCGAGGCCGAGGAACTGCTGCGCTCCGGCGGGGAGCGCGCCCCGGTCCTGATGGACTGCTCCGGCAAGCACGCCGCCTGGCTGGCCGCCTCGGCCGCCAACGGCTGGAGCCTGGAGACCTACCTCGACCCGGACCACCCGATCCAGCGGCTGGCCCGCACCGCCCTGGAGGAGGCCACCGGCGAGCGCGCCGCCCACCTGGGCACCGACGGCTGCGGCGCCCCGCTGCTGGCCGTCTCGCTCACCGGCCTGGCCCGCGGCTACCGCGCCCTGCTGCTGGCCGACCCGGGAACCGAGCAGCGCCGGGTCGCCGACGCGATGCGCGCCCATCCCGAGTACGTGGCCGGCACCCGCCGGGCCGACACCTGGCTGATGCGGGCGGTGCCCGGCGCGCTGTCCAAGATGGGCGCCGAGGCCGTCCAGGTGGTGGCGCTGGCCGACGGCCGGGCCCTCGCCTTCAAGGTCGAGGACGGCGCGGAGCGCGCCCGCGGCCCGGTGCTGGCCGCCGCGCTGCGCCGACTGGGCGTCCAGGACCCGGTGCTGGACCGGATCGCCGCCGCCCCGCTGCACGGCGGCGGCGACGTGGTCGGCGAGGTCCGCGCGGCCTTCTGA
- a CDS encoding dodecin, translated as MTDHTYRVTEIVGSSHEGVDAAIRNGIARANRTLRNLDWFEVVQVRGHIADGEVEHYQVGLKVGFRLDDNDGA; from the coding sequence ATGACCGACCACACCTACCGGGTCACCGAGATCGTCGGCTCCTCGCACGAGGGCGTGGACGCCGCGATCCGCAACGGCATCGCCCGGGCGAACCGGACGCTGCGCAACCTGGACTGGTTCGAGGTGGTGCAGGTCCGCGGCCACATCGCGGACGGCGAGGTCGAGCACTACCAGGTCGGCCTGAAGGTCGGCTTCCGGCTGGACGACAACGACGGCGCCTGA
- a CDS encoding inorganic diphosphatase yields the protein MEFDVLIEIPKGSRNKYEVDHETGRLRLDRMLFTSTRYPADYGYVEGTLADDGDPLDALVILEEPTFPGCLIKCRAIGMFHMTDEAGGDDKLLCVPATDPRWSHLQDLQDVSEFDRLEIQHFFEVYKDLEPGKSVQGADWVGRAEAEAEITASIKRLQEQGGH from the coding sequence TTGGAGTTCGACGTCCTGATCGAGATCCCGAAGGGCTCGCGCAACAAGTACGAGGTCGACCATGAGACCGGCCGGCTCCGTCTGGACCGCATGCTCTTCACCTCGACCCGCTACCCGGCCGACTACGGCTACGTCGAGGGCACCCTCGCGGACGACGGCGACCCGCTGGACGCACTGGTCATCCTGGAGGAGCCGACCTTCCCCGGGTGCCTGATCAAGTGCCGCGCCATCGGCATGTTCCACATGACGGACGAGGCGGGCGGCGACGACAAGCTGCTCTGCGTCCCGGCGACCGACCCGCGCTGGTCGCACCTGCAGGACCTGCAGGACGTGTCGGAGTTCGACCGCCTGGAGATCCAGCACTTCTTCGAGGTCTACAAGGACCTGGAGCCGGGCAAGTCCGTCCAGGGCGCCGACTGGGTCGGCCGGGCCGAGGCCGAGGCCGAGATCACCGCCTCGATCAAGCGCCTTCAGGAGCAGGGCGGCCACTGA
- the dacB gene encoding D-alanyl-D-alanine carboxypeptidase/D-alanyl-D-alanine-endopeptidase — translation MRSGTGAGRGRGTVLAAALGVLLAAGPTLAGPAAAQPSPDSGYGRHTDDGRHRAVPVKGPVLAAGGAADSKAPTGGGLRTVLGATVQDAALGTLNFAVADAATGEFLLGSQEGVPATPASTTKLATAVAALALLPAERRIATTVVRGASGGITLVGGGDPTLTALPADQVRIGGAPVDRDSAPASMADLAHRTAAALKAAGTTEVELSYDTSLYSGPLLHPDHDAMNIAAVTPLMVDEGRIDPRSPDEAPARVFDPAGQAAETFAGLLKAEGVTVRGKPGQAAAPAGAAELARVESPTVARLVERMLTTSDNTLAEAVARQAAAAAGQPASFEGAAKTVTGELAALGVPLDGVRITDGSGLAKANLIPPITLVKLLAAAAAPAHPELRPVLTGLPVAGFSGTLLNRFGAKSGANGAAGIVRAKTGTLQGVNTLAGTVVDADGRVLAFALMTRTDADPAAARAAVDRIVARIATCGC, via the coding sequence GTGAGATCAGGGACAGGGGCGGGGCGCGGGCGCGGGACCGTGCTGGCGGCCGCGCTGGGCGTGCTGCTGGCGGCCGGCCCGACGCTCGCCGGCCCCGCCGCGGCCCAGCCCTCACCGGACTCCGGGTACGGCAGGCACACCGACGACGGCCGGCACCGGGCGGTGCCGGTCAAGGGCCCCGTGCTGGCCGCGGGCGGCGCCGCCGACAGCAAGGCCCCGACCGGGGGCGGGCTGCGCACCGTGCTCGGCGCCACCGTCCAGGACGCGGCGCTGGGCACCCTGAACTTCGCGGTCGCCGACGCCGCCACCGGGGAGTTCCTGCTCGGCTCCCAGGAGGGCGTCCCGGCCACGCCCGCCTCCACCACCAAGCTCGCCACCGCCGTCGCCGCGCTCGCCCTGCTGCCCGCCGAGCGCCGGATCGCCACCACGGTCGTGCGGGGCGCCTCCGGCGGGATCACCCTGGTCGGCGGCGGCGACCCGACCCTGACCGCCCTGCCCGCCGACCAGGTCCGGATCGGCGGCGCCCCCGTCGACCGGGACAGCGCCCCCGCCTCGATGGCCGACCTGGCCCACCGCACCGCCGCCGCGCTGAAGGCCGCCGGCACCACCGAGGTCGAGCTCTCCTACGACACCTCGCTGTACAGCGGCCCGCTGCTGCACCCGGACCACGACGCGATGAACATCGCCGCGGTCACCCCGCTGATGGTCGACGAGGGCCGGATCGACCCGCGCTCGCCCGACGAGGCCCCGGCCCGGGTGTTCGACCCGGCGGGGCAGGCCGCCGAGACCTTCGCCGGCCTGCTCAAGGCCGAGGGCGTCACCGTGCGGGGCAAGCCCGGCCAGGCCGCCGCGCCCGCCGGGGCCGCCGAACTGGCCCGGGTCGAGTCGCCGACGGTCGCCCGGTTGGTGGAACGGATGCTCACCACCTCCGACAACACGCTGGCCGAGGCGGTCGCCCGGCAGGCCGCGGCCGCCGCCGGGCAGCCCGCGAGCTTCGAGGGCGCGGCGAAGACGGTCACCGGCGAACTGGCCGCGCTCGGCGTGCCGCTGGACGGCGTGCGGATCACCGACGGCAGCGGCCTGGCCAAGGCCAACCTGATCCCGCCGATCACCCTGGTGAAGCTGCTCGCCGCGGCCGCCGCCCCGGCCCACCCGGAACTGCGCCCGGTGCTCACCGGCCTCCCGGTCGCGGGCTTCTCCGGCACCCTGCTCAACCGCTTCGGCGCGAAGTCCGGCGCGAACGGGGCCGCGGGCATCGTCCGCGCCAAGACCGGCACCCTCCAGGGCGTCAACACGCTGGCCGGCACCGTGGTCGACGCCGACGGCCGGGTGCTGGCCTTCGCCCTGATGACCCGCACCGACGCCGACCCCGCCGCGGCCCGCGCCGCCGTCGACCGGATCGTCGCCAGGATCGCCACCTGCGGCTGCTGA
- a CDS encoding zinc-dependent metalloprotease translates to MTSASGGAEMVDWDLAVATATRLARPGPRVGRDEARAAVAELRRHAAEAERHVREYTRMGSTAVAGTPVLVVDRPGWVRANVAGFRTVVRPLTEKLAARREGGGRGAAAAGSAGAKATGVEVGVVLAFLSAKVLGQYETFAPAELPSAPDSPEGLFDQPRRGLAVPPGRLLLVAPNIVQVERELDVAPHDFRLWVCLHEETHRTQFTAVPWLRDHIQSEVQDFLAQTDVDPAAFLERLREALGGLPIPGLGGGRRADREGAASVTDLVQTPAQREILARLTAAMSLLEGHADVVMDGVGPAVVPSVAEIREKFQRRRDRGSGRLDLALRRLLGMDAKLRQYQDGAVFVRGVVERVGMDGFNRVWTSPNTLPTKEEIHDPASWVSRVIG, encoded by the coding sequence ATGACGAGCGCGAGCGGCGGTGCGGAGATGGTCGACTGGGATCTCGCGGTGGCGACCGCGACGCGGCTCGCCCGGCCCGGGCCGCGGGTCGGCCGGGACGAGGCCAGGGCCGCCGTCGCCGAGCTGCGGCGGCACGCGGCGGAGGCCGAGCGGCACGTGCGGGAGTACACCCGGATGGGGTCGACCGCGGTGGCGGGGACGCCGGTGCTGGTGGTGGACCGGCCGGGCTGGGTGCGGGCCAACGTGGCGGGCTTCCGGACGGTGGTGCGCCCCCTGACGGAGAAGCTGGCGGCCCGCCGGGAGGGCGGCGGCCGGGGCGCGGCGGCGGCCGGTTCGGCGGGCGCGAAGGCGACGGGGGTGGAGGTCGGCGTGGTGCTGGCCTTCCTGTCGGCGAAGGTGCTGGGCCAGTACGAGACCTTCGCCCCGGCCGAGCTGCCGAGCGCCCCGGACAGCCCGGAGGGCCTGTTCGACCAGCCGCGGCGCGGCCTGGCCGTCCCGCCCGGGCGGCTGCTGCTGGTGGCGCCGAACATCGTCCAGGTGGAGCGCGAACTCGACGTCGCGCCGCACGACTTCCGGCTCTGGGTGTGCCTGCACGAGGAGACCCACCGGACCCAGTTCACCGCGGTGCCGTGGCTGCGCGACCACATCCAGTCCGAGGTGCAGGACTTCCTGGCGCAGACCGACGTCGATCCGGCGGCCTTCCTGGAGCGGCTGCGCGAGGCGCTCGGCGGCCTGCCGATCCCGGGCCTGGGCGGCGGGCGGCGCGCGGACCGCGAAGGTGCCGCCAGCGTCACCGACCTGGTGCAGACGCCCGCGCAGCGGGAGATCCTGGCCCGGCTGACGGCGGCGATGTCGCTGCTGGAGGGCCACGCGGACGTGGTGATGGACGGGGTGGGGCCCGCGGTGGTGCCCTCGGTGGCGGAGATCCGGGAGAAGTTCCAGCGCCGCCGCGACCGGGGCAGCGGCCGGCTGGACCTGGCGCTGCGCCGCTTGCTCGGGATGGACGCGAAGCTGCGCCAGTACCAGGACGGCGCGGTGTTCGTCCGGGGCGTGGTGGAGCGGGTCGGGATGGACGGCTTCAACCGGGTGTGGACCTCGCCGAACACGCTGCCGACCAAGGAGGAGATCCACGACCCGGCGTCCTGGGTGTCCCGGGTGATCGGCTGA
- the tilS gene encoding tRNA lysidine(34) synthetase TilS, whose amino-acid sequence MGPHPAVAAIRLAVRRTLAELAAEAGAVPGGQVRPRTPAPVPVPVLAGTATVPGTLIGNARRHPSGLPRTPAAPGSPLVLVAVSGGADSMALATATAFEAPKLGLRVGAVTVDHGLQDGSAERAEQVAVRLRELGLDPVEAVAVRVGREGGPESAARDARYAALDLAAERHGALAVLLGHTRDDQAETVLLGLARGSGARSLAGMPAQKGRYRRPLLELDRAATRQACAAQSIPVWDDPHNADPAYTRSRVRHEVLPVLEKHLGGGVVEALARTARLFRDDADALDQWAALAERDLRTPDGALDVGKLAELPPAVRRRVLRRAALRAGCPAGDLFARHLETVDLLVTGWRGQGPLHLPGGVEAVRRCGTLVFRRQGD is encoded by the coding sequence ATGGGCCCACACCCCGCTGTCGCGGCGATACGCCTCGCCGTCCGCCGTACCCTCGCCGAGCTCGCCGCCGAGGCCGGCGCCGTCCCCGGCGGGCAGGTCCGCCCGCGCACGCCCGCGCCCGTGCCGGTGCCCGTGCTGGCCGGCACCGCGACGGTGCCCGGCACGCTGATCGGCAACGCCCGCCGACACCCTTCGGGCCTGCCCCGCACGCCCGCCGCGCCCGGCTCGCCGCTGGTGCTGGTGGCGGTCTCCGGCGGCGCCGACTCGATGGCGCTGGCCACCGCCACCGCCTTCGAGGCCCCCAAGCTGGGCCTGCGGGTCGGCGCGGTGACCGTCGACCACGGCCTGCAGGACGGCTCGGCCGAGCGCGCCGAGCAGGTCGCCGTCCGGCTGCGCGAACTCGGGCTCGACCCGGTGGAGGCGGTCGCCGTCCGGGTGGGCCGCGAGGGCGGCCCGGAGAGCGCCGCCCGGGACGCCCGCTACGCCGCGCTGGACCTGGCCGCCGAGCGCCACGGCGCGCTGGCCGTGCTGCTCGGCCACACCCGCGACGACCAGGCGGAGACCGTGCTGCTGGGCCTGGCCCGCGGCTCCGGGGCCCGGTCGCTGGCCGGGATGCCCGCCCAGAAGGGCCGCTACCGCCGCCCGCTGCTGGAGCTGGACCGGGCCGCCACCCGGCAGGCCTGCGCCGCGCAGTCGATCCCGGTCTGGGACGACCCGCACAACGCCGACCCGGCGTACACCCGCTCCCGGGTCCGGCACGAGGTGCTGCCGGTGCTGGAGAAGCACCTGGGCGGCGGCGTGGTCGAGGCGCTGGCCCGCACCGCCCGGCTGTTCCGCGACGACGCCGACGCCCTCGACCAGTGGGCCGCCTTGGCCGAGCGCGACCTGCGCACCCCGGACGGCGCCCTGGACGTGGGCAAGCTCGCCGAACTGCCCCCCGCCGTGCGCCGCCGGGTGCTGCGCCGGGCGGCGCTGCGCGCGGGCTGCCCGGCGGGCGACCTGTTCGCCCGCCACCTGGAGACCGTGGACCTGCTGGTCACCGGCTGGCGCGGCCAGGGCCCGCTGCACCTACCCGGGGGCGTCGAAGCCGTGCGCCGGTGTGGCACGCTGGTGTTTCGGCGGCAGGGCGACTGA
- the hpt gene encoding hypoxanthine phosphoribosyltransferase, translated as MDQNDMGADLAKVLISKDEIDAKLVELAARIDQDYAGKDLLLVGVLKGAVMVMADLARALHSQVTMDWMAVSSYGMGTKSSGVVRILKDLDTDIAGKDVLIVEDIIDSGLTLSWLLGNLGSRGPASLKVCTLLRKPDAAKVEIDVEYVGFDIPNEFVVGYGLDYAEKLRNLPFIGTLAPHVYGG; from the coding sequence GTGGACCAGAACGACATGGGCGCAGACCTCGCGAAGGTGCTCATCAGCAAGGACGAGATCGACGCCAAGCTGGTGGAGCTGGCCGCGCGGATCGACCAGGACTACGCCGGTAAGGACCTCCTGCTGGTCGGCGTCCTCAAGGGCGCCGTGATGGTGATGGCGGACCTGGCCCGGGCCCTGCACAGCCAGGTGACCATGGACTGGATGGCGGTCTCCTCGTACGGGATGGGCACCAAGTCCTCCGGCGTGGTCCGGATCCTCAAGGACCTGGACACCGACATCGCCGGCAAGGACGTGCTGATCGTCGAGGACATCATCGACTCCGGCCTGACGCTGTCCTGGCTGCTGGGCAACCTCGGCTCGCGCGGCCCGGCCTCGCTGAAGGTGTGCACCCTGCTGCGCAAGCCGGACGCCGCCAAGGTGGAGATCGACGTCGAGTACGTCGGCTTCGACATCCCCAACGAGTTCGTGGTCGGCTACGGCCTGGACTACGCGGAGAAGCTGCGCAACCTGCCGTTCATCGGCACGCTCGCGCCGCACGTGTACGGGGGCTGA